DNA from Elaeis guineensis isolate ETL-2024a chromosome 2, EG11, whole genome shotgun sequence:
ATCATACTGAACATCTGACATGACTACAACTGAAGTTCTGTACAGTTTTGCAACTTCAGATGTGaagcaagcaaaaaaaaaaaaaaaaaaaaatcagaaccatCAACCGTCAGAGTGCAAAAATGGTACAAACAAGGCCTACTGGTTGATGGGTGTCCATAGCTATGGCAAGATCTTGATGTGCTATTATATGTCAGTTACTGAAAATATTTCCTAGGGTCTCACCAGATCATCAGTGCTATTTTCCTTTCTTTTGTATCTCCTCTTCCATTCTCTTCCAGTTATCATTGTATCAATATAGAATTTAAATGCTGAGGTTGTGCCATGCAGTAAAGAATGTACATGCTGAAAGCCAGCGGTGaagatttaatattaatatttaggaTTATGCAACAGGAGATGAGATTGAGAGAAATTTGTTATCTAATGTTGGTAGGTGTCGAATGTAATGATCTAATGCCTTATTCAAATGGAAGGCTGTCACTGCATGTGAGATCCATAAAAAGTTTGAGAAGTCTTTTTTTCTGTTTATGAATGAATTCCATAAAAACTTGTTACCACGTGATGGAGAACTCTGTCAGGAGTATAAGTTTCTACCACAAactagagatctgatctcttattTCCAGAAAGGCCAGAAAGTGTGAAACAAGATCCTAATAAATGGGGCTTGACCAGCTCAATGGTTAGTATTGAGTTGAATAGGATAATCAGGTGCTGCCTTCGGACAAGTTTCTCTCCTTAATTTTTCAATGGTGGGTCTGGCTGTAGGGGTACCACTGACAGAATGGGGAAGAAAGATTGGAGCAAGTCCCTGAATTTTCTCTTCTTAGGTGAGAGATTttagtaggaaaaaaaaaaaaagaacaaacaaATCAGACTTATAATAAATTACAATTTTCTTTCAACCTATGAACTTTTAAAATTTTCTTGGCATCCAGCTGACATTGCTTGCCTCCCTGGTATGCAGGTGGTACTAAAACACGTACACCATGGAACATGATACCCAATACAACAGCCCATGGGGGCAGCAGCCCATCTCAATGCATGTGCAAACACTGCTCCATGGTTCGGTGATGGGAATCCCTGATAAACCAACCCATGTTTATAGAGGTGAGAAACCACAATCCACCTAACATGAGCCTTTTATAATTAAACTTGCCAACACAAGTATCATCATACCTGTCGAACAATACAGAACCATAATCCTTAAGGTCCATAAcatcatacatatatatgtatatatatatatatacttatatatgccTTCATGGTAAGGCAGAATATACAAAAATATGTGCCTCCAGGCACAAAACACTTGCATATTTATGCTGATaataatctaacttaattagatagCTTCTAAGTACCAAAAGTAGGAgggggaagaagaaaaaggagttaGCGATCGAGGCTAGCAAGACCATATTGGTGGCTCGCCCAAGCTGGTCTGGTCGACGATGACCATGTCAAGGGCGAAGACGGACTTGGGTGCGTGCTGGTCGGGTGCGATCAGTTGCTGCTTGGGCGACGCCATGGAGGAGGAGCCGGTTGTGCTGGCGCTCGCGGTCCCCAGGGCGGTGGTGTGGGTCCGGGATCCGAGGTGGGCGAGGCAGGTGGCGTGGCGCATGCGGAGGCGCACCATCTCGGCCTGGGCGACGGCCAGTTGGGTCTGGAGGGACTCGATCTGGCGCTGGAGGGAGGAGATGGCGCCCACGCACCCGTAGACCGGGTCTCGCACCCGGGCATTCGCTTCGTAAACCAGACTGCTCACGGCGTCGCTCCGGTGGTGCGCCGGCAGCTCCTGCACCCGGTCCAATTCATAATGTCTCAGGTCATTTTGGAACGATTTCATCTTGGGGGTGCAACTTGAACATAGTGTCATCTATAGAAGCTATCAAAATATTTAGCTTAGTCTAACTTGATGTCAAGTTCTTTTCATTACTAGAATCTACCTTCTCATTCATGGAATTCTCACTGTAAGGCTAAGCTATGTATGTTTACATTAGCAAGAAGACACATTGTTAAAATAAACTTTTATACACGCATGGTTGTCAccatggtaaaaaaaaaaaa
Protein-coding regions in this window:
- the LOC105060450 gene encoding LOB domain-containing protein 4 isoform X1 gives rise to the protein MREVGRKQGTVSPCAACKLLRRRCAQDCIFAPYFPADEPQKFANVHKVFGASNVSKLLQMTLCSSCTPKMKSFQNDLRHYELDRVQELPAHHRSDAVSSLVYEANARVRDPVYGCVGAISSLQRQIESLQTQLAVAQAEMVRLRMRHATCLAHLGSRTHTTALGTASASTTGSSSMASPKQQLIAPDQHAPKSVFALDMVIVDQTSLGEPPIWSC
- the LOC105060450 gene encoding LOB domain-containing protein 4 isoform X2, whose product is MREVGRKQGTVSPCAACKLLRRRCAQDCIFAPYFPADEPQKFANVHKVFGASNVSKLLQELPAHHRSDAVSSLVYEANARVRDPVYGCVGAISSLQRQIESLQTQLAVAQAEMVRLRMRHATCLAHLGSRTHTTALGTASASTTGSSSMASPKQQLIAPDQHAPKSVFALDMVIVDQTSLGEPPIWSC